In Cutaneotrichosporon cavernicola HIS019 DNA, chromosome: 1, one DNA window encodes the following:
- the IZH3 gene encoding uncharacterized protein (Haemolysin-III related), with the protein MTSPSSPSPSPTRRSWRQLSHPNLTTLTDHSDTVEIPSASFIPTLSLPHVSVSGLRAALLGYLGEAEIALRERLGTATENRNSTSSPSPSSEDETDYDTLDEHDLLVDAESSARQALDEQAPGLRRRGAAGLRPLSPSARLAGTGSEAEALLDTLRSLREDVAAYVPAGFSMPKLPLEAQRQWLRELPHRLQDVNLSVHGDSWPDPVSASNRAMRSAQHRVIDLVHALLPPDDWQGWESLGWEDDEGSVCTPRRVDHTRSCSLDERYARPTEGSDEDEDEPEYLFPNRTPAPAHAFKRHRHPRSKSLSQADYYDRGPLFNWHFRPDGAAVVDDEGDDGSVVDEDLLAEHEQHDELRECDKHGAHLIPDLGTTIEEALVRSEQGLKLITYQDLPIWWRNNQYLLTGYRFIPLGRNGPIPLIKSAFRMHNETVNIHSHFIPTLFILGVIPFIIWRTPLPDAHWIDTAMLISYLLAAMSCLVSSAGWHILSGCANRRWFEWGACVDYIGISWLIAMSFNTVVYNAYYCRGTHVFAYTLVNVAFGGLGSYLPFQKWFNQRKNKPWRILFFLCLNAAMFAPMVQLFREHGRHVAGKFVAPFFYSVAMYLVGLTFYAFHFPECAAPGIFDRFGASHQLWHLSIVTAIVLHYRAIFVAYDARWSLSCAAPDAGNPVPLAISAFLFGK; encoded by the exons ATGacctctccatcctccccctccccttcgcCTACCCGGCGAAGCTGGCGCCAGCTCTCGCACCCCAATCTCACCACCCTCACTGACCACTCCGACACCGTCGAGATCCCCTCAGCATCCTTTATTCCGACTCTATCTCTTCCACACGTGTCTGTCTCTGGCCTCCGTGCGGCACTACTCGGATATCTCGGCGAGGCTGAAATTGCGCTCCGTGAACGCCTCGGGACTGCAACCGAGAACCGCAACTCGACTtcctcaccatcccccAGCTCGGAGGATGAGACGGACTATgacacgctcgacgagcacgactTGCTCGTGGACGCTGAGAGCTCAGCCCGCCAAGCCCTCGACGAACAGGCACCGGGCctgcgacggcgcggcgcagcgggGTTGAGGCCACTGTCTCCTTCCGCCCGCCTTGCAGGGACAGGGAGCGAGGCAGAGGCACTCCTTGACACGCTCCGCAGCCTGCGCGAGGATGTCGCAGCATATGTGCCCGCGGGCTTCTCGATGCCCAAGCTCCCCCTTGAGGCGCAGCGCCAGTGGCTCCGCGAACTTCCTCACCGTCTGCAGGATGTCAACCTGTCGGTTCACGGGGACTCGTGGCCCGACCCGGTTTCGGCGTCCAACCGTGCAATGCGTTCTGCGCAGCATCGTGTAATCGACCTCGTACATGCCCTCCTGCCGCCCGATGATTGGCAGGGCTGGGAATCACTTGGTtgggaggatgacgagggcTCGGTATGCACCCCACGTCGGGTGGACCACACGCGCTCGTGCTCATTGGACGAGCGTTACGCCCGCCCCACCGAGGGaagcgacgaggacgaggatgagccCGAGTATTTATTCCCTAACCGTACGCCAGCTCCCGCGCACGCCTTTAAGAGACATCGCCACCCCCGCAGCAAGAGCCTGAGCCAGGCGGACTACTATGACCGCGGACCACTGTTCAACTGGCACTTCCGTCCAGACGGTGCGGCGGTCGtggatgacgagggcgacgatGGGAGcgttgtcgacgaggacctcttggccgagcacgagcaGCACGACGAGCTTCGCGAATGTGACAAACACGGCGCCCATCTCATCCCTGACCTGGGCACGACTATTGAGGAGGCCCTCGTCAGAAGCGAGCAAGGGCTCAAGCTGATCACATACCAAGACCTTCCCATCTGGTGGCGCAACAACCAGTACCTCCTGACAGGCTA CCGGTTTATCCCACTGGGTCGCAATGGGCCGATCCCCTTGATCAAGTCTGCGTTCCGCATGCACAACGAGACGGTGAACATCCACTCACACTTCATCCCCACGCTGTTCATCTTGGGAGTGATCCCGTTCATCATCTGGCGTACTCCGCTTCCCGATGCGCACTGGATCGACACAGCCATGCTCATCTCCTACCTCCTGGCCGCCATGTCGTGTCTTGTCTCATCAGCCGGCTGGCACATCCTGTCCGGTTGTGCGAATAGGCGGTGGTTTGAGTGGGGCGCGTGTGTCGACTACATCGGTATCTCGTGGCTGATTGCCATGTCGTTCAACACGGTTGTCTACAACGCTTACTACTGCCGCGGGACCCACGTGTTTGCTTACACCTTGGTCAACGTCGCGTTTGGTGGCCTCGGCTCGTACCTGCCCTTCCAGAAGTGGTTCAACCAGAGAAAGAATAAGCCATGGCgcatcctcttcttcctctgcTTGAACGCCGCCATGTTTGCGCCCATGGTACAGCTCTTCCGCGAGCACGGACGCCACGTCGCGGGCAAGTTTGTTGCACCCTTCTTCTACTCGGTCGCCATgtacctcgtcggcctAACCTTCTACGCCTTCCACTTCCCAGAGTGCGCGGCCCCTGGCATCTTTGACCGCTTCGGTGCAAGCCACCAACTGTGGCATCTCTCGATCGTCACGGCCATCGTCCTCCACTACCGTGCCATCTTTGTCGCGTATGACGCCAGGTGGTCCCTCTCGTGTGCGGCGCCGGACGCCGGCAACCCTGTTCCCCTGGCCATTTCGGCGTTCCTCTTCGGCAAGTAG
- a CDS encoding uncharacterized protein (arm repeat-containing protein), with translation MGKAQVKKRTAKRHNPIRVPDAHLGGGRADGKANPDKEKQLLPVLEKLKAPEAADRTWACAAVGNLINEDAAMRRLFQSRNVVGALIERLSDDVDDVVVEASGTLRNLAIDGGHEICGEMFNKGIMPHLTALMGKISGTIDNVLAGTAKELPEDEIERRGHLLALTENVIMLVWSLAEASWKTLEAVNAAHGEGLLVKALQGRDQLSPGVALAAAQALFCLTHDNMPFSSALLAQPNALPVLVGIVKADHMPAERDAKGKGRAKKSMDLEDDETADGRALLTRVLIAGTLRNLVDPGSSADSKVGIATLTNEVILPLINGLLDLDLAQAAERVTQLVTEIPKDGPVLGKDVKVDHKSTAEIKLERVERLLSTVGVGLEILTSICAGLEDAVDEDMEEDGADDDDMDETMGDEDLIARGREPNANGTAAAAPSVNTAATLPHLLSTLSLPTRLLTLAQLNKLSLPPHGPNPSVHPPTTAALSVVHLRALEALNNLLISTSAAVMGGEQLAQLLPPAMWEGVFAIVQGTGEDAAALKAKGQEMRLELMEGALAGAWGLSKTIPAAAPQGATDMITKAIPVLRIEAAARAVDTLASLAARPSVTIEENAAVAQWLVAALTSQPNAEMMVALLNAVIDIYADEGREYDQPVFVANNMIGALTNIVARVRSESRKIDRRKTPLLRARAEEAYENLVAFIKYRRSL, from the exons ATGGGCAAGGCGCAGGTCAAGAAGAGGACAGCAAAGCGGCACAACCCCATCCGCGTACCGGACGCTCACCTTGGCGGCGGTCGTGCAGACGGCAAGGCCAACCCtgacaaggagaagcagCTCCTTCCCGTTCTCGAGAAG CTCAAGGCACCCGAGGCTGCTGATCGGACGTGGGCATGTGCGGCTGTTGGAAATCTCATCAACGAGGACGCTGCGATGCGTCGCCTCTTCCAGTCCCGCAACGTTGTGGGCGCGCTCATCGAGCGGCTGAGTGACGACGTTGATGATGTTGTTGTCGAGGCGTCAGGAACCCTCCG taACCTCGCGATTGACGGAGGCCACGAGATCTGCGGCGAGATGTTCAACAAGGGCATCATGCCCCACCTCACTGCTCTTATGGGCAAG ATCTCCGGGACGATCGACAACGTGCTTGCCGGGACCGCAAAGGAACTTCCCGAAGATGAGAtcgagcgccgcggccacctcctcgctctcaccGAGAATGTCATCATGCTCGTCTGGAGCCTGGCCGAGGCAAGCTGGAAGACCCTCGAGGCTGTCAACGCCGCACACGGCGAGGGCCTCCTGGTGAAAGCACTGCAAGGTAGGGACCAACTCTCTCCTggtgtcgcgctcgcggctgCCCAGGCGCTCTTCTGTCTCACGCACGACAACATGCCGTTCTCATCCGCTCTCCTGGCGCAGCCCAACGCTCTCCCGGTGCTTGTTGGGAttgtcaaggccgaccACATGCcagccgagcgcgacgccaagggcaagggccgTGCCAAGAAGTCCATGGAcctggaggacgacgagaccgCCGATGGCCGTGCGCTCCTCACCCGCGTGCTCATTGCCGGCACACTGCGTAACCTCGTCGATCCTGGGTCATCCGCAGACTCCAAGGTTGGCATTGCTACGCTCACGAACGAAGTCATCCTCCCGTTGATAAACGGGTTGCTGGACCTCGACCTGGCGCAGGCAGCGGAGCGCGTGACTCAGCTTGTGACAGAAATT ccgAAGGACGGCCCAGTGCTTGGCAAGGACGTCAAGGTTGACCACAAGTCGACCGCTGAGATCAAGCTTGAGCGCGTGGAGCGCCTGCTCAGCACTGTCGGTGTGGGCCTGGAGATCTTGACGTCGATTTGTGCGGgactcgaggacgcggtcgacgaggatatggaggaggacggag ccgacgacgatgatATGGACGAGACgatgggcgacgaggacctgattgcgcgcggccgcgaaCCAAACGCAAACGGTACGGCGGCCGCCGCACCCAGCGTCAACACCGCCGCGACCCTTCCCCACCTTCTCTCtaccctctccctcccaacccGCCTCCTCACTCTTGCCCAGCTCAACAagctctccctccctcctcacggTCCCAATCCTTCTGTTCACCCACCCACGACGGCTGCCCTCTCTGTCGTTCACCTGCGCGcactcgaggcgctcaacaacctcctcatctctACCTCCGCAGCGGTTATGGGCGGGGAGCAGCTTGCGCAGCTTCTTCCCCCAGCGATGTGGGAGGGCGTCTTCGCCATCGTGCAGGGAacgggcgaggacgcggcggcactcaaggccaagggccAGGAGATGCGCCTGGAGCTGATGGAAGgcgccctcgccggcgcgtgGGGCCTGTCCAAGACGATCCCCGCCGCGGCACCCCAGGGCGCAACGGACATGATCACGAAAGCAATCCCAGTGCTTCGGATCGAGGCTGCCGCTCGCGCGGTTGACACCCTTGCCTCGCTCGCAGCCCGTCCCAGCGTGACAATTGAGGAGAacgccgccgtcgcacAGTGGCTTGTGGCCGCTCTCACCTCCCAGCCCAACGCCGAGATGATGGTTGCTCTGCTCAACGCCGTTATTGACATctacgccgacgagggccGCGAGTATGACCAGCCTGTGTTTGTTGCCAACAACATGATTGGTGCGCTCACAAACATtgtcgcgcgcgtgcgctcCGAGTCGCGCAAGATTGACAGGAGGAAGACCCCGCTCCTCCGTGCTCGCGCTGAGGAGGCGTACGAGAACCTCGTTGCGTTCATCAAGTACCGCCGGAGTCTGTAG
- a CDS encoding uncharacterized protein (Minor histocompatibility antigen h13), giving the protein MTEHLASFTTLGAQALVPIAIGSFQSLRIPAPVRARKRAARRARINLELEEDEDILDENEGETLTLADSILFPILGSIALLGLYALITYVEPWILDIILGCYFSIASGLAVQSTLDSILHFILRATGLAGSTYHIRVSSGIKQIAHVPFRRASLLALPFALGLPAAYIALGRPYLISNALALCLATAALALLRLDGFPTAVLLLSLLLAYDVFWVFYTPVMVTVAKGVDAPIKLLAPKTDNTFAMLGLGDVVIPGLLIALCLRFDLARYAVANPKVDVGPRSSFNKPYFWSAIASYIAGLGATIAAMLHTGKPQPALLYLSPACVIGPLLTSATLGETKLWWIWRDEEEEEKDETIEAPSEVAMMARKEAKAKAAAKAAVTEAEVVVEQNGDDEPGHDTPADTQPQDNSWMDGAGVGGNEGPRTRSKRKGGKRK; this is encoded by the exons ATGACAGAACACCTCGCGTCGTTCACgacgctcggcgcgcaAGCGCTCGTGCCAATTGCCATCGGATCTTTCCAGTCCCTGCGCATCCCCGCACCTGTGCGCGCTAGAAAGCGCGcagcccgccgcgcccgcatcaacctcgagctcgaggaagacgaggatATTCTCGACGAGAATGAGGGCGAAacactcaccctcgccgatTCTATCCTCTTCCCGATCCTAGGGAGTATCGCTCTCCTGGGACTATATGCTCTGATCACGTACGTCGAGCCCTGGATACTCGACATCATCCTCGGCTGCTATT TCTCCATCGCCTCAGGCCTCGCGGTTCAGAGCACCCTCGACAGCATTCTCCACTTCATCCTCCGCGCGACCGGGTTGGCCGGATCGACGTACCACATCCGCGTGTCTTCTGGGATTAAGC AAATCGCTCATGTGCCCTTCCGCCGCGCgtctctcctcgcccttcctTTCGCTCTCGGCCTTCCGGCTGCATACATTGCTCTCGGCCGGCCATACCTCATTTCCAacgctctcgctctctGCCTCGCCACGGCTGCCTTAGCGCTGCTGAGACTGGACGGCTTCCCGACTGCAGTGCTCCTCctttccctcctcctcgcatACGACGTCTTCTGGGTCTTCTACACTCCCGTCATGGTGACGGTCGCCAAGGGTGTCGATGCACCCATCAAGCTTCTCGCCCCAAAGACGGATAACACGTTCGCCATGCTGGGTCtgggcgacgtcgtcatccccGGTCTTCTTATCGCTCTTTGTCTCCGCTTCGATTTGGCCCGCTACGCCGTCGCGAACCCCAAGGTCGACGTGGGCCCGCGCTCATCGTTTAACAAGCCCTACTTCTGGTCTGCCATTGCGAGCTATATCGCGGGCCTCGGGGCCACCATTGCTGCCATGCTCCACACCGGCAAGCCGCAGCCCGCCCTACTTTACCTCTCGCCTGCGTGTGTTATCGGTCCGCTCCTCACTTCTGCGACACTTGGCGAGACCAAACTCTGGTGGATctggcgcgacgaggaggaggaggagaaggacgagaCCATCGAGGCTCCGAGCGAGGTCGCAATGATGGCgcgcaaggaggccaaggccaaggctgcggccaaggctgccgtGACCGAAGCTGAggtggtcgtcgagcagaACGGTGACGATGAGCCGGGACACGACACGCCCGCGGATACGCAGCCCCAGGATAACAGCTGGATGGACGGCGCAGGTGTTGGCGGCAACGAGGGCCCGAGAACCCGCTCTAAACGCAAGGgcggcaagcgcaagtAG
- a CDS encoding uncharacterized protein (Creatinase/Prolidase N-terminal domain), with protein MLCLGPRDKPIRLPDEGSESDFVLEEVYALDEKVLAVAPPSEEEMQTRLKDLRQAIAEAKLDWYVVPSQDEHMSEYTADSDKRRDWISGFDGSAGTALVPSAGIEGDALLFVDSRYWILAERMVPKKGWKVVRVGATGGNGDAAVAGGWTEYVSNDLPDGSRIGIDPKLISVDFARTIEARLSVVNTRLIPLNENLVDVVHTPAPRSLNPLAHYPYTLSGEKTDAKLKRIRAQLTKYTHSDQWIYLLPTITTIPWLLNYRGSDVEYTPVAFAYCVITATDCALFVDKRKVQGDDEMLADFENAGVTLKAYGVDEVQKFVQASVKAVGGKKAQIFAARTSSWALAKACEPAHVNTIACPVDEAKVLKNPVELQNFRNAYLRDGRAMARWMAWLENRLVKEGKDVGEWAAAMVLARYRRQEDMYAGLAYGDISATGPNAASGHYAPSRGNEAQIDITTPYVIDSGPQYLDATIDTTRTLFMGKDASADLKRQYTRVLQGYLAVANATFPLGADASGLNAFSRKHLWEDGLDFGHGLGHGVANYGTVHEFPTGFVHGFSYKPGHVTTIEPGFYLEGKYGMRIESTFICKEVETQFEFATKWLGFECVTRVPIDNRLVDWNLLTKDEIKSLNEYNKMVEDALLPLLDDDLDKDARDWVKKMCKPHFIWPWTASMGLFDDYLTFTTPVGQSALPPPGTHLLVTDALTASANVVLYHLFMSASAARVPIIWVDFRHETLASFDTVLRRLGSPLKRVTYISPSPLPPSLNLPSNPSSPQPALFNPEPTLAPTVAVVRTALQSSSNALVVLDGLSELLDMGFSATLITQAVRALLSDARAVGGCVVSTAHENEELTRPLLRLGPWWRVSGLTPRSGEVSGEISAIPGECGPAVSRDKAVQFRLEPAAVRVFPKGTGRGYL; from the exons ATGCTCTGCCTTGGTCCGCGCGACAAGCCCATCCGCCTTCCTGACGAGGGCAGTGAGTCCGACTTTGTCCTCGAGGAAGTCtacgccctcgacgagaaggtGCTCGCGGTCGCTCCGCCTAGCGAGGAAGAGATGCAGACTCGCCTCAAGGATCTGCGCCAGGCAATCGCCGAAGCCAAGCTCGACTGGTA cgtCGTGCCGAGCCAGGACGAGCACATGAGCGAGTACACGGCCGACAGCGACAAGAGGCGCGACTGGATCTCAGG ATTCGACGGGTCGGCTGGCACCGCCCTAGTACCTAGCGCTGGTATTGAGGGTGATGCGCTGCTCTTCGTAGACAGCCGGTACTGGATCCTGGCCGAGAGGATGGTTCCAAAGAAGGGGTGGAAGGTCGTGCGTGTTGGCGCGACGGGCGGAAACGGCGACGCCGCTGTCGCAGGCGGTTGGACTGAGTATGTCTCAAATGACCTCCCTGACGGGTCTCGTATTGGCATCGACCCCAAGCTCATCAGCGTCGACTTCGCGCGCACTATCGAGGCCCGTCTCTCTGTTGTCAACACCCGTCTCATCCCGCTCAACGAGAACCTCGTGGATGTTGTGCACACACCCGCACCGCGCTCCCTCAACCCACTCGCACATTACCCCTACACGTTGAGCGGCGAGAAGACCGACGCGAAGCTCAAGCGCATCCGCGCGCAGCTCACGAAGTACACCCATTCTGACCAGTGGATCTACCTCCTCCCAACCATTACCACCATCCCGTGGCTGCTGAACTACCGTGGCTCGGATGTTGAGTACACGCCTGTCGCGTTCGCGTATTGCGTCATCACGGCGACTGATTGCGCACTCTTCGTCGACAAGCGCAAGGTCcagggcgacgacgagatgtTGGCTGACTTCGAGAACGCCGGAGTCACACTCAAGGCCTacggcgttgacgaggtgcaGAAGTTTGTGCAGGCGTCCGTCAAGGCGGTCGGTGGGAAGAAGGCCCAGATCTTTGCGGCGCGAACCTCGTCCTGGGCGCTCGCGAAGGCGTGCGAGCCG gcgCACGTCAACACTATCGCGTGTCCGGTCGATGAGGCGAAAGTCTTGAAGAACCCCGTGGAGCTTCAGAATTTCCGTAACGCCTACCTCCGCGACGGGCGTGCGATG GCTCGCTGGATGGCGTGGTTGGAGAACCGCCttgtcaaggagggcaaggacgtcggcgagtgGGCCGCCGCGATGGTGCTCGCGCGCTACCGCCGACAGGAGGACATGTACGCTGGCTTGGCGTATGGCGACATCTCCGCCACTGGCCCGAATGCTG CGTCTGGGCACTATGCGCCCTCGCGCGGCAATGAGGCTCAGATCGACATCACCACGCCCTACGTAAT TGACTCGGGCCCTCAGTATCTTG ACGCGACCATTGACACAACCCGTACTCTCTTTATGGGCAAGGACGCCTCGGCCGACCTGAAGCGCCAGTACACCCGCGTACTGCAGGGCTACCTTGCCGTGGCTAACGCGACGTTcccgctcggcgccgacgcctCGGGCCTAAACGCCTTCTCGCGCAAGCACCTGTGGGAGGACGGACTCGACTTCGGGCATGGCTTGGGCCACGGCGTAGCAAACTACGGCACAGTGCACGAGTTCCCGACAGGTTTCGTGCACGGCTTCTCCTACAAGCCGGGGCACGTCACCACCATCGAACCTGGATTTTACCTCGAGGGAAAGTACGGGATGCGCATCGAGAGCACGTTCATTTGCAAGGAAGTCGAGACGCAGTTCGAGTTCGCCACCAAGTGGCTTGGCTTTGAGTGCGTGACGCGCGTGCCCATCGACAACCGTCTGGTCGACTGGAACCTCCTgaccaaggacgagatCAAGTCGCTCAACGAATACAACAAGAtggtcgaggatgcgctGTTGCCgcttctcgacgacgacctggaCAAGGATGCGCGCGACTGGGTCAAGAAGATGTGCAAGCCGCACTTTATCTGGCCATGGACGG CATCCATGGGTCTCTTTGACGACTATCTCACCTTTACGACACCAGTCGGTCAATCAGCCCTCCCACCACCGGGTACCCACCTACTTGTGACAGACGCGTTGACTGCGAGCGCGAATGTTGTCCTCTACCATCTGTTCATGAGCGCAAGCGCGGCCAGAGTTCCA atcATTTGGGTCGACTTTCGACATGAAACTCTCGCGTCGTTCGACAccgtcctccgccgcctcggaTCCCCCCTCAAGAGGGTGACGTACATctcaccctctcccctGCCGCCCTCCCTCAATCTTCCATCAAATCCTTCCTCTCCGCAACCGGCCCTCTTCAACCCAGAGCCAACACTGGCGCCAACCGTCGCGGTAGTGCGTACGGCCCTCCAATCCTCCTCCAATGCGCTGGTGGTACTAGACGGCTTATCCGAGTTGCTCGACATGGGCTTCTCTGCCACTCTCATCACACAAGCCGTACGTGCACTCCTCTCCGACGCACGCGCTGTCGGGGGATGTGTCGTCTCAACAGCACACGAGAACGAGGAACTCACCcgccccctcctccgcctcggcccaTGGTGGCGCGTCTCGGGATTGACGCCACGCTCGGGCGAGGTCAGCGGCGAAATCAGCGCAATTCCGGGAGAGTGTGGGCCAGCCGTGAGCAGGGACAAGGCGGTCCAGTTCCGTCTTGAGCCTGCTGCCGTACGCGTTTTCCCCAAGGGCACCGGAAGAGGATATCTCTAG
- a CDS encoding uncharacterized protein (Nucleotide hydrolase): MTVDYLSPSSIDLLPIHKFSFQNTTVQPEEDSSVAERMRRLQGQYDETGMRRSVDAVIVAHDHGVPCILTTQIANDFFKLPGGYLDPSEEDETGLMRHLNDLLGDGTKQWRAEEPHWNIHALLGVWYRPNFDGFFYPYKPAHVSQPKECKKIYLVTMPEQMVGVPLNMKLLAIPIHEFYDNTQRYGPQLSAIPHMLSRFTLKVRFIHHSFYSPSHT, translated from the exons ATGACCGTCGACTACCTCTCCCCGAGTAGCATCGACCTCCTTCCTATCCACAAGTTCTCCTTCCA GAACACCACTGTCCAGCCCGAGGAGGACTCGTCGGTCGCCGAGCGTATGCGCCGCCTTCAGGGACAGTACGACGAGACTGGGATGCGCCGCTcggtcgacgccgtcatcGTTGCTCAT GACCACGGTGTCCCCTGCATCCTCACAACGCAGATTGCTAACGATTTCTTCAAGCT CCCTGGCGGCTACCTCGACCCCtctgaggaggacgagactGGCCTCATGCGCCACCTCAATGACCTCCTGGGGGATGGTACCAAGCAGTGGCGCGCGGAGGAACCCCATTGGAACATCCACGCCCTTCTCGGCGTGTGGTATCGTCCCAACTTTGACGGCTTCTTC TACCCCTACAAACCTGCGCACGTATCGCAGCCCAAGGAGTGCAAGAAGATCTACCTTGTGACGATGCCTGAGC AGATGGTTGGCGTGCCCCTGAACATGAAGCTCCTCGCGATCCCTATTCACGAGTTCTATGACAACACTCAGCGCTACGGACCCCAGCTCAGCGCCATTCCACACATGCTCAGTCG GTTCACACTCAAAGTTCGATTTATCCATCACAGTTTTTACTCACCAAGCCACACCTGA
- a CDS encoding uncharacterized protein (Metallopeptidase family M24), translating to MDGAPLDTAPPAPPAPPRNLRSPLDRDTPARNGPLLPASLNPRAPRASYWTLLWFPIVVFACFLFADYAWPALELPVPDGSVTTNGVQAPPLDPVLWKRCITLLPPPKGLYSARVDRLVTELNRAHPAVWIAEPGASVEYFLGAFGVGSWSQSERPFLVAVASGSDEVIILTPKFEEGRARKHQLPSELKVRWLPWSESESPYSVLMHEVGRRALVLDGAVRNFIADGLRSTRHTRDADTSHVLAGVRALRERKSERDIELMRCANKFTLHAIRKTRARMFMGISESATRTILYEEMKYLALSDYGALILFGGESLPYLADEENAALPHGSGTDRFLQKDEVVLIDAGGKWGGYVSDITRTFALPDSEISDEHLEVWEIVRRAQLAPASLLRLLQIGDKPQYSWLDDRARETVKKGMAALGVPPGPDPDYTTFTHRLGHGIGLEGHEGPYAVQGLVGDRLVLPSHALTFEPGVYIPKGSGVGDKSLQGLGVRLEDVVVIREEEGRMRAEWLTGPVERWGDV from the coding sequence ATGGACGGCGCACCACTCGATACCGCCCCGCCAgcaccgccagcgccaccaCGCAACCTCCGCTCGCCATTAGACCGGGACACGCCAGCGCGCAACGggcccctcctccccgcgTCGTTGAATCCGCGCGCCCCTCGGGCGAGTTATTGGACCCTACTTTGGTTTCCCATCGTCGTGTTCGCATGCTTCCTGTTTGCCGATTACGCGTGGCCCGCGCTAGAGCTCCCAGTCCCGGACGGGTCGGTCACGACTAATGGAGTGCAAGCTCCCCCTCTCGATCCAGTGCTCTGGAAAAGGTGcatcaccctcctccctcctccaaaGGGACTATACTCTGCCCGCGTGGACCGCCTTGTCACCGAACTCAATCGCGCCCATCCCGCTGTATGGATCGCCGAACCCGGCGCCAGTGTCGAGTACTTCCTCGGCGCATTTGGGGTTGGTTCATGGTCACAGAGCGAACGTCcgttcctcgtcgccgtcgcgtcTGGCTCGGATGAGGTGATAATCCTCACACCAAAGTTTGAGGAGGGCCGCGCGCGTAAACATCAACTCCCCAGCGAACTCAAGGTGCGCTGGCTGCCTTGGTCTGAGAGCGAGTCGCCATACTCTGTTCTCATGCACGAGgttgggcggcgcgcgctggTACTCGACGGCGCGGTGCGGAACTTTATCGCGGACGGACTGCGGTCTACTCGCCACACCAGGGACGCCGATACGTCACACGTGCTCGCTGGCGTGCGTGCTCTTCGCGAACGCAAGAGCGAGCGTGATATTGAGCTCATGCGCTGCGCCAACAAGTTTACGCTGCATGCGATCCGCAAGACCCGTGCCCGCATGTTTATGGGCATTAGTGAGAGCGCGACACGCACAATCCTCtacgaggagatgaagtACCTCGCTCTGTCGGACTACGGTGCCCTGATTCTCTTTGGTGGTGAGTCTCTCCCCTATTTAGCTGATGAAGAAAATGCAGCTCTCCCACATGGGAGCGGGACGGACCGCTTCCTCCAGAAAGACGAAGTGgtcctcatcgacgccgGGGGAAAATGGGGAGGCTACGTCTCTGACATTACTCGCACCTTTGCCCTTCCCGACAGTGAGATTAGCGACGAGCACCTTGAGGTCTGGGAGATTGTGCGGCGCGCCCAGCTCGCTCCGGCCAGTCTACTCCGGCTTCTGCAAATAGGGGATAAGCCCCAATACTCGTGGCTGGACGACCGGGCACGCGAGACGGTCAAGAAAGGCATGGCTGCCCTCGGCGTGCCTCCTGGGCCTGATCCGGATTATACCACCTTCACGCATCGCCTCGGACACGGGATCGGGCTCGAGGGCCACGAGGGCCCTTATGCCGTACAGGGGCTGGTTGGGGATCGGTTGGTCCTGCCCAGTCACGCGCTCACTTTCGAACCTGGGGTTTATATTCCAAAGGGaagtggggttggggatAAGAGTCTCCAGGGGCTGGGGGTGCGACTTGAGGATGTTGTTGTTATtcgggaggaggaggggcggaTGCGGGCCGAGTGGTTAACTGGGCCTGTGGAACGATGGGGCGATGTGTAG